A genome region from Eurosta solidaginis isolate ZX-2024a chromosome 2, ASM4086904v1, whole genome shotgun sequence includes the following:
- the l(2)k14505 gene encoding ATP synthase mitochondrial F1 complex assembly factor 2 has protein sequence MNNLFKLLQKPLTTIVSVPQQLPRRSYASLPKRFYKKTSVLYNDGKYEVTLDSRKLKTPNGALFTVKSEPLAIAVATEFDAQKERIERSKMHLSALCFTAIDNPNRHTKTDMVNYLLNYIATDTVLFQYDDEKDLHDLQCNEWDPIIKWFNERYGTNLEKTMVMSPPNIGADDKMKVSKYLLSHSEDVLFGFIFAVDTLKSVVLAFATIDQRISVDKAVALARLEEEYQVKFWGRVEWSHDLSQQELQARLAAAVLFVHLNRSEHFVKEKLVV, from the exons atgaataatttgtTCAAACTACTACAGAAACCACTAACAACAATAGTTAGTGTACCGCAACAGCTACCGAGGAGATCTTACG CTTCGCTTCCAAAACGTTTTTACAAGAAGACTTCGGTGCTCTACAATGACGGCAAGTACGAGGTAACATTGGATAGCCGAAAGCTAAAAACTCCAAATGGTGCATTATTCACTGTCAAAAGTGAGCCCTTGGCAATTGCGGTGGCAACAGAATTCGATGCGCAAAAGGAGCGTATTGAACGTTCTAAAATGCATTTGTCAGCACTGTGCTTTACCGCAATAGATAATCCAAATAGACACACGAAAACAGATATGGTCAATTACTTGTTGAATTATATAGCAACAGATACGGTGCTCTTTCAATATGAT GATGAAAAGGATTTGCATGACCTGCAGTGCAATGAATGGGATCCAATCATAAAATGGTTTAATGAGCGTTACGGCACTAATTTGGAAAAGACAATGGTAATGTCGCCACCAAATATAGGTGCCGACGACAAAATGAAAGTCTCAAAGTATTTGTTATCGCATAGTGAAGATGTGCTTTTCG gtttcATTTTTGCGGTAGACACATTAAAATCGGTTGTACTAGCATTCGCTACAATCGATCAACGAATATCCGTTGATAAGGCTGTTGCATTGGCACGCTTGGAAGAGGAGTATCAAGTGAAATTTTGGGGACGCGTTGAGTGGTCACATGATTTAAGTCAACAAGAGTTGCAAGCACGTTTAGCTGCCGCAGTACTTTTTGTGCATCTTAATCGTTCAGAACATTTTGTTAAAGAAAAGTTAGTAGTTTGA